In a genomic window of Leptospira brenneri:
- a CDS encoding ATP-dependent Clp protease adaptor ClpS, which produces MTEQNEPATFEETKSKFDSVYFYFVILFNDSINEFSYVEDCLMKLCFKTKKDAKKIAMEAHTNGKAVCFQGSMEECETVAENMTGANLTVVLGV; this is translated from the coding sequence ATGACAGAACAGAACGAACCTGCTACATTTGAAGAAACAAAATCAAAATTTGATTCTGTCTATTTCTACTTTGTTATTTTATTCAATGATTCCATTAATGAGTTTTCGTATGTAGAAGACTGTTTGATGAAACTTTGTTTCAAAACAAAAAAAGATGCAAAAAAAATAGCAATGGAAGCACATACCAACGGTAAGGCCGTCTGTTTTCAAGGCAGCATGGAAGAATGCGAAACCGTTGCAGAGAATATGACAGGTGCAAACTTAACCGTTGTTTTAGGCGTATAA